The genomic window CGACTTGATCGCCCGCAGCATCGTGCCGAAGGGCGAACGCGCGATCCTGACCGCGATGATGAAGCCGATAATCATCAGCACGGCGCAGAAATAGAACCCGGGATAGCCGGTCATCTCGGTGCCGAAGAGATCGGTCGTCGGCAGGGCCGCGCCGTAGTCGATCCCGGCCATCTTGTCGAGAATCCGGGGATCGTTCGTGGTCAGCTGCAGACCGGTCTCGCCGTTGGTGATCGGCGTCAGGACCGAATAGGCGAGGTTGTAGGACATCTGCGCGAAGGCGAGGGTCAGGATCGAGAAGTAGATCCCGGTCCGCCTGAGGCTGATGAAGCCGATCGCGAGCGCGAAAAGCCCGGACACCAGGACCGCGAAAAACACGGCCGGCAGCACGTTCATGGTCAGCAGCTTGAACGACCAGACGGCGGCATAGGAGCCGACGCCGAGGAAGGCCGCGTGACCGAAGGAAAGATAGCCGGTGAAGCCGAACAGGATGTTGAAGCCGATCGCGAAGAGACCGTAGATCGCGAACTTCTGCAACAGGTCCGGATAGCCGGCGCCGATCGGTCCGAGCCAGAGCGGGGCGGTCAGCACCGCCGCCGCGAAGGCTCCGATCATGATGAGGTCGTTTCTAGCCGTAGGCGCGATCATCTTAGCCCTCCATCACGCCTTTGCGGCCCATCAGCCCGCGCGGACGCACGAGGAGGATAACCACCGCAACAAGGTAGATGATGATCTGGTCGATGCCGGGAAGAATGGACTTCACCTCGTTCATCGACGCGAAAGATTGCAGGATACCGAGCAGGAAGCCGGCCGCGACGGCGCCGCCGAGCGAGCCCATGCCCCCGACGACGACCACCACGAAGGACAGCACGAGGAAGTCCATTCCGATGTGGTAGTCCGGCGGCAGGATCGGCGTATACATGACGCCCGCAAGTCCCGCGACCACGGCCGCGATACCGAAGACGATGGTGAATCGGCGCTGGATGTTGATGCCGAGAAGGCCGACGGTTTCGCGGTCCTGCATGCCGGCACGGACGACCATGCCGAAGGTGGTGAATTGCAGGAAGGCGAAGACCGCCGCGATCACGAGGCCCGAGAAGGCGAGATAGACCAGACGCCACCAGGGATAGACGACGGAGTCGCCGAGACCGAACAGGGCGCCAATGTCGGCGCTGCCGGCGACCGCTTCAGGCGCCGGCTGCGGGATCGGGTTGGCGCCGAAATAGGCCTTCACGATCTCCTGCAGCAC from Nisaea sediminum includes these protein-coding regions:
- a CDS encoding branched-chain amino acid ABC transporter permease, with the translated sequence MIAPTARNDLIMIGAFAAAVLTAPLWLGPIGAGYPDLLQKFAIYGLFAIGFNILFGFTGYLSFGHAAFLGVGSYAAVWSFKLLTMNVLPAVFFAVLVSGLFALAIGFISLRRTGIYFSILTLAFAQMSYNLAYSVLTPITNGETGLQLTTNDPRILDKMAGIDYGAALPTTDLFGTEMTGYPGFYFCAVLMIIGFIIAVRIARSPFGTMLRAIKSNQNRLNYTGINTRPYALAAFVISGMYAGLAGALLACTDPLAGAERMQWTASGEVVLMTILGGAGTLLGPVFGAGVIKYFENIFSAFNHDILMSIFDFLPGWLQGIVVAISGLFVGEGWHLTLGALFMIIVIFLPGGLMEGVGRIAKLFRKDGGAANSSVSTAPGE
- a CDS encoding branched-chain amino acid ABC transporter permease — encoded protein: MDAILLQILNGLDKGGAYALIALGLTLIFGTLGVVNFAHGALFMLGAFCAVSLRELLTLSMKVKDESITFFEAYKEVPYLEVWFGDTGTMIIDMAVPLSILFAIPVMLLIGLAMERGLIQHFYKRTHAEQILVTFGLAIVLQEIVKAYFGANPIPQPAPEAVAGSADIGALFGLGDSVVYPWWRLVYLAFSGLVIAAVFAFLQFTTFGMVVRAGMQDRETVGLLGINIQRRFTIVFGIAAVVAGLAGVMYTPILPPDYHIGMDFLVLSFVVVVVGGMGSLGGAVAAGFLLGILQSFASMNEVKSILPGIDQIIIYLVAVVILLVRPRGLMGRKGVMEG